In Euwallacea fornicatus isolate EFF26 chromosome 31, ASM4011564v1, whole genome shotgun sequence, the following proteins share a genomic window:
- the LOC136348058 gene encoding retinoblastoma-like protein 1 isoform X5 — protein sequence MVQSNSSNDELSLHQELCSKLNLDLGIVAASWETFESISKKFALEGEKIHWLGCAIYVASRNMETPTVDNSSVVKGMGINLTSLLRHSNLTFMQFFNNITRWADMAQLPPDFRTKIDNMRNNFSITYNTFKKLHPLFIEIFLPPIPNKQDVEAAKHRYKKSRTIPCTSLKIFEFIWNMFITLKAEEPLCSTELIKAHHLLFCCIDYAFKNVVSAERKDLINGTVTEELLQYNQDFRALKEVPCIVKRFCKGDTVIKEALHMKAYTFRQLLTKFIDQGILLADETDFTGVFERNSFDQNFKNFNKAYETHLLSRGDFDERIFLAEFKRVLMDKEQAVQSWTSMRVLPPSDSDGALLESPKAGIGTANPRILDTPLTGRRFLGPRDGDLSGRSIPERISRLQTIIGSRSADASEQLKSLFESCGRNILPKINDILDKMKKMFIAGYTANNLSKEEAQNKLDLGGALFFKYVEMILNKEKNITPDISGLVEKEVFYQCMFACCLEIVLYCYNFPKKFPWILDVLKVEPIHFVKVIELVVRSKDNLFRELIKHLNRIEETIIESLAWRSSSPIWDAIEKSGQEIPKFQDTALPGHLLYNEASNEHLLQSPGPPSAADRFQSPLSQLCKNLFPSSGSGLQRPGTHLVLPDKDGKVKFIPILDAHVKIENPQTSPGTKPDPQAAALPRRTGSLSIIFRKFYYLAGVRMQHLCSQLGFEEFELRRKIWTIFEDSIRHTDLIKDRHLDQLLMCAIYVICKAANVTNNPNLFSLIMKFYRQQPQASSCVYRDVLISRARTVDGEEIPEENDHLILFYNHVYIKVMQSYAVRFKPNANNTNDIVLSPLPASRKNFISSSNQQVVGNVFIKPMDTSTIPVNNGSSFNYYFSRSPSKDLMNINRAINGNGIQGKRLLIDEDGNVPTTKRLAPNRKLQSLVEDRQRQNSASND from the exons ATGGTCCAGTCTAATAGCAGTAATGACGAGCTTAGTTTACATCAGGAGTTGTGCAGCAAGTTGAATCTCGACTTGGGTATTGTAGCAGCCTCGTGGGAGACCTTTGAGAGTATCAGTAAGAAGTTTGCTCTTGAG GGTGAGAAGATTCACTGGTTGGGTTGTGCCATTTATGTAGCATCCAGAAATATGGAAACTCCAACTGTTGACAACTCCTCCGTTGTCAAAGGAATGGGTATAAATTTAACCAGCCTTTTAAGACATAGCAATTTAAC ttttatgcaattttttaacaacatTACGCGCTGGGCGGATATGGCGCAATTACCACCGGACTTTCGCACGAAGATTGATAATATGAGAAACAATTTTAGCATCACCtataatactttcaaaaagCTGCATCCgttgtttattgaaatattcctTCCACCAATTCCAAATAAACAAGATGTGGAAGCTGCGAAGCACCGATACAAAAAATCTAG AACTATCCCCTGCACATCACTGAAAATATTCGAGTTCATCTGGAATATGTTTATCACTTTAAAGGCGGAGGAACCTTTATGCAGCACCGAGTTGATTAAAGCTCACCATCTGCTTTTTTGTTGCATTGACTACGCTTTTAAAAATGTGGTGTCTGCTGAAAGAAAAGACTTAATTAACGGAACTGTGACTGAGGAGCTATTGCAATACAACCAGGATTTTAGAGCTTTAAAGGAAGTGCCTTGCATAGTTAAAAG ATTTTGCAAAGGTGATACTGTAATCAAGGAAGCTCTGCATATGAAAGCGTACACTTTCAGGCAACTTTTAACTAAATTCATTGATCAGGGAATTTTATTGGCCGATGAAACCGATTTTACCGGAGTTTTTGAGCGAAACAGTTTCGaccaaaattttaagaatttcaatAAGGCATACGAAACGCATTTGTTGAGTCGCGGTGATTTTGATGAAAGAATTTTTCTTG CTGAATTTAAACGTGTTTTAATGGATAAAGAGCAAGCTGTGCAAAGTTGGACTTCAATGAGAGTGTTGCCTCCTAGCGATTCAG ATGGGGCTCTTTTGGAATCACCAAAAGCAGGAATTGGAACT GCTAATCCTAGAATTCTGGACACTCCTTTGACAGGAAGGCGATTTTTGGGACCGAGAGATGGCGATTTGTCTGGTAGATCAATACCAGAGCGGATTTCCAGGTTGCAAACTATCATAGGAAGCAGATCTGCTGATGCTAGCGAACAGCTGAAAAGTCTTTTTGA atCCTGCGGAAGAAACATTTTACCAAAGATTAATGatattcttgacaaaatgaaaaaaatgtttatcgcAGGATATACAGCAAATAATTTGTCGAAAGAAGAGGCGCAAAATAAGCTCGATTTGGGTGgtgctttattttttaaatatgtagaGATGATTTTAAACAAGGAGAAGAACATAACGCCTGATATTTCC gGTTTGGTTGAAAAAGAAgtattttatcaatgtatGTTCGCGTGTTGTTTGGAGATTGTTCTGTACTGTTACAACTTCCCAAAGAAATTCCCCTGGATATTAGACGTACTGAAAGTTGAGCCGATACATTTCGTTAAAGTGATCGAATTGGTAGTCAGGTCCAAAGACAACTTGTTCAGAGAGCTGATCAAACACTTGAACAGA ATTGAAGAAACCATAATCGAATCATTGGCGTGGAGATCGAGCAGTCCAATATGGGATGCCATTGAGAAATCTGGACAGGAAATTCCCAAATTCCAGGATACTGCCTTACCTGGCCATCTTCTATACAACGAAGCTTCAAATGAACACC TGTTACAGTCCCCGGGGCCTCCTTCCGCTGCAGACCGGTTTCAATCTCCCCTTTCTCAGctatgcaaaaatttattccCGTCTTCAGGATCAGGGTTGCAGCGCCCAGGCACGCATTTGG TCCTACCAGACAAAGACggaaaagtgaaatttattcCGATATTGGATGCTCATGTAAAGATTGAGAATCCTCAAACCAGTCCTGGAACCAAGCCTGATCCGCAGGCCGCCGCTCTACCTCGACGAACTGGAAGTTTATcgattattttcagaaaa ttttattatttggcCGGGGTCAGAATGCAACACCTCTGTTCCCAATTGGGGTTCGAGGAATTTGAGCTTCGACGGAAAATCTGGACAATTTTTGAAGACTCGATCCGTCACACGGATCTTATAAAAGACCGGCACTTAGACCAGTTGTTGATGTGTGCAATATACGTTATCTGTAAAGCAGCGAACGTGACCAACAATCCAAACTTATTTAGCCTTATTATGAAGTTCTACAGGCAACAGCCACAAGCCTCTAGCTGCGTTTATCGGGATGTGTTGATTAGTAGAGCCAGAACTGTCG atggCGAAGAAATACCCGAAGAAAACGATcatttaattctattttacAACCATGTCTACATAAAAGTGATGCAGTCGTACGCCGTCAGATTCAAACCCAACGCAAATAATACGAAC GATATTGTGCTCAGTCCCCTCCCTGCTAGcaggaaaaattttatctcCTCCTCCAACCAGCAGGTAGTTGGAAACGTCTTCATAAAACCCATGGATACCTCTACCATCCCGGTCAATAACGGCTcatcttttaattattatttcagccGCAGTCCCTCCAAA GATTTAATGAACATTAATCGAGCAATAAACGGCAATGGAATTCAGGGTAAGAGACTATTGATTGATGAGGATGGGAATGTTCCTACCACCAAAAGATTGGCACCTAATCGGAAACTGCAGTCGCTGGTAGAAGATAGACAGCGTCAGAATAGTGCCTCGAATGACTAA
- the LOC136348058 gene encoding retinoblastoma-like protein 1 isoform X3 → MVQSNSSNDELSLHQELCSKLNLDLGIVAASWETFESISKKFALEGEKIHWLGCAIYVASRNMETPTVDNSSVVKGMGINLTSLLRHSNLTFMQFFNNITRWADMAQLPPDFRTKIDNMRNNFSITYNTFKKLHPLFIEIFLPPIPNKQDVEAAKHRYKKSRYRTIPCTSLKIFEFIWNMFITLKAEEPLCSTELIKAHHLLFCCIDYAFKNVVSAERKDLINGTVTEELLQYNQDFRALKEVPCIVKRFCKGDTVIKEALHMKAYTFRQLLTKFIDQGILLADETDFTGVFERNSFDQNFKNFNKAYETHLLSRGDFDERIFLAEFKRVLMDKEQAVQSWTSMRVLPPSDSDGALLESPKAGIGTANPRILDTPLTGRRFLGPRDGDLSGRSIPERISRLQTIIGSRSADASEQLKSLFESCGRNILPKINDILDKMKKMFIAGYTANNLSKEEAQNKLDLGGALFFKYVEMILNKEKNITPDISGLVEKEVFYQCMFACCLEIVLYCYNFPKKFPWILDVLKVEPIHFVKVIELVVRSKDNLFRELIKHLNRIEETIIESLAWRSSSPIWDAIEKSGQEIPKFQDTALPGHLLYNEASNEHLLQSPGPPSAADRFQSPLSQLCKNLFPSSGSGLQRPGTHLVLPDKDGKVKFIPILDAHVKIENPQTSPGTKPDPQAAALPRRTGSLSIIFRKFYYLAGVRMQHLCSQLGFEEFELRRKIWTIFEDSIRHTDLIKDRHLDQLLMCAIYVICKAANVTNNPNLFSLIMKFYRQQPQASSCVYRDVLISRARTVDGEEIPEENDHLILFYNHVYIKVMQSYAVRFKPNANNTNKDIVLSPLPASRKNFISSSNQQVVGNVFIKPMDTSTIPVNNGSSFNYYFSRSPSKDLMNINRAINGNGIQGKRLLIDEDGNVPTTKRLAPNRKLQSLVEDRQRQNSASND, encoded by the exons ATGGTCCAGTCTAATAGCAGTAATGACGAGCTTAGTTTACATCAGGAGTTGTGCAGCAAGTTGAATCTCGACTTGGGTATTGTAGCAGCCTCGTGGGAGACCTTTGAGAGTATCAGTAAGAAGTTTGCTCTTGAG GGTGAGAAGATTCACTGGTTGGGTTGTGCCATTTATGTAGCATCCAGAAATATGGAAACTCCAACTGTTGACAACTCCTCCGTTGTCAAAGGAATGGGTATAAATTTAACCAGCCTTTTAAGACATAGCAATTTAAC ttttatgcaattttttaacaacatTACGCGCTGGGCGGATATGGCGCAATTACCACCGGACTTTCGCACGAAGATTGATAATATGAGAAACAATTTTAGCATCACCtataatactttcaaaaagCTGCATCCgttgtttattgaaatattcctTCCACCAATTCCAAATAAACAAGATGTGGAAGCTGCGAAGCACCGATACAAAAAATCTAGGTATAG AACTATCCCCTGCACATCACTGAAAATATTCGAGTTCATCTGGAATATGTTTATCACTTTAAAGGCGGAGGAACCTTTATGCAGCACCGAGTTGATTAAAGCTCACCATCTGCTTTTTTGTTGCATTGACTACGCTTTTAAAAATGTGGTGTCTGCTGAAAGAAAAGACTTAATTAACGGAACTGTGACTGAGGAGCTATTGCAATACAACCAGGATTTTAGAGCTTTAAAGGAAGTGCCTTGCATAGTTAAAAG ATTTTGCAAAGGTGATACTGTAATCAAGGAAGCTCTGCATATGAAAGCGTACACTTTCAGGCAACTTTTAACTAAATTCATTGATCAGGGAATTTTATTGGCCGATGAAACCGATTTTACCGGAGTTTTTGAGCGAAACAGTTTCGaccaaaattttaagaatttcaatAAGGCATACGAAACGCATTTGTTGAGTCGCGGTGATTTTGATGAAAGAATTTTTCTTG CTGAATTTAAACGTGTTTTAATGGATAAAGAGCAAGCTGTGCAAAGTTGGACTTCAATGAGAGTGTTGCCTCCTAGCGATTCAG ATGGGGCTCTTTTGGAATCACCAAAAGCAGGAATTGGAACT GCTAATCCTAGAATTCTGGACACTCCTTTGACAGGAAGGCGATTTTTGGGACCGAGAGATGGCGATTTGTCTGGTAGATCAATACCAGAGCGGATTTCCAGGTTGCAAACTATCATAGGAAGCAGATCTGCTGATGCTAGCGAACAGCTGAAAAGTCTTTTTGA atCCTGCGGAAGAAACATTTTACCAAAGATTAATGatattcttgacaaaatgaaaaaaatgtttatcgcAGGATATACAGCAAATAATTTGTCGAAAGAAGAGGCGCAAAATAAGCTCGATTTGGGTGgtgctttattttttaaatatgtagaGATGATTTTAAACAAGGAGAAGAACATAACGCCTGATATTTCC gGTTTGGTTGAAAAAGAAgtattttatcaatgtatGTTCGCGTGTTGTTTGGAGATTGTTCTGTACTGTTACAACTTCCCAAAGAAATTCCCCTGGATATTAGACGTACTGAAAGTTGAGCCGATACATTTCGTTAAAGTGATCGAATTGGTAGTCAGGTCCAAAGACAACTTGTTCAGAGAGCTGATCAAACACTTGAACAGA ATTGAAGAAACCATAATCGAATCATTGGCGTGGAGATCGAGCAGTCCAATATGGGATGCCATTGAGAAATCTGGACAGGAAATTCCCAAATTCCAGGATACTGCCTTACCTGGCCATCTTCTATACAACGAAGCTTCAAATGAACACC TGTTACAGTCCCCGGGGCCTCCTTCCGCTGCAGACCGGTTTCAATCTCCCCTTTCTCAGctatgcaaaaatttattccCGTCTTCAGGATCAGGGTTGCAGCGCCCAGGCACGCATTTGG TCCTACCAGACAAAGACggaaaagtgaaatttattcCGATATTGGATGCTCATGTAAAGATTGAGAATCCTCAAACCAGTCCTGGAACCAAGCCTGATCCGCAGGCCGCCGCTCTACCTCGACGAACTGGAAGTTTATcgattattttcagaaaa ttttattatttggcCGGGGTCAGAATGCAACACCTCTGTTCCCAATTGGGGTTCGAGGAATTTGAGCTTCGACGGAAAATCTGGACAATTTTTGAAGACTCGATCCGTCACACGGATCTTATAAAAGACCGGCACTTAGACCAGTTGTTGATGTGTGCAATATACGTTATCTGTAAAGCAGCGAACGTGACCAACAATCCAAACTTATTTAGCCTTATTATGAAGTTCTACAGGCAACAGCCACAAGCCTCTAGCTGCGTTTATCGGGATGTGTTGATTAGTAGAGCCAGAACTGTCG atggCGAAGAAATACCCGAAGAAAACGATcatttaattctattttacAACCATGTCTACATAAAAGTGATGCAGTCGTACGCCGTCAGATTCAAACCCAACGCAAATAATACGAAC AAGGATATTGTGCTCAGTCCCCTCCCTGCTAGcaggaaaaattttatctcCTCCTCCAACCAGCAGGTAGTTGGAAACGTCTTCATAAAACCCATGGATACCTCTACCATCCCGGTCAATAACGGCTcatcttttaattattatttcagccGCAGTCCCTCCAAA GATTTAATGAACATTAATCGAGCAATAAACGGCAATGGAATTCAGGGTAAGAGACTATTGATTGATGAGGATGGGAATGTTCCTACCACCAAAAGATTGGCACCTAATCGGAAACTGCAGTCGCTGGTAGAAGATAGACAGCGTCAGAATAGTGCCTCGAATGACTAA